The following proteins come from a genomic window of Sorghum bicolor cultivar BTx623 chromosome 3, Sorghum_bicolor_NCBIv3, whole genome shotgun sequence:
- the LOC8068024 gene encoding beclin-1-like protein isoform X1, which produces MKRPTGGKGGAVDPSPLRTRCKECHGALVVVGADSGMHASAAQGSTMGAGSMDSSYVVLSKNNRSQGPGIPPRPRSAAAPHIEPNQPPRPIEGSYIMLPPPAASIYKTSSSEGVGRQLLPPSVNSSSSMPGNNSGFFSSVTVLKRAFEIATSQTQVKQPLCLECMRILSDKMDFEIEDISCDIKAYEASLQHLEQESYSILSEMDFLKEKKKIEEEEKKLRPDIEEAEKQYSEVISEMKDLETKCKHFKELKEQYWQEFNSFCFQRKSHQEEQNAILAKIEVSQAHLELLKHTNVLNDAFYISQHGVFGTINNLRLGHSPEVEWDEINAAWGQVALLLHIMAQYFTPKYQYPWHIMIFSRSLCTQSLFSEVYPNYGSIGLLLWIDGDKIGGYRVVLGDFNTKENSTKALKNMLCDLKWVLYWFIGTASFDLPLDQCRCKLRRDSLKPDN; this is translated from the exons ATGAAGCGTCCGACCGGTGGCAAGGGCGGCGCGGTGGACCCGTCTCCGCTGCGAACCAGGTGTAAGGAGTGCCACGGCGCGCTTGTTGTCGTCGGAGCTGACTCCG GTATGCATGCATCTGCTGCTCAGGGCAGTACTATGGGCGCAGGCAGCATGGACAGTTCTTATGTAGTATTATCAAAGAACAATAGATCTCAAGGTCCTGGAATCCCCCCACGTCCACGAAGTGCAGCAGCCCCACATATTGAACCTAACCAACCACCAAGGCCAATAGAGGGTTCATATATTATGCTTCCACCTCCTGCTGCTTCCATATACAAGACATCTTCCTCTGAAGGAGTTGGTAGACAGCTGCTGCCACCAAGTGTTAACTCCAGTAGCTCTATGCCAGGAAATAATTCTGGATTTTTCTCTAGTGTTACTGTATTGAAAAGAGCATTTGAGATTGCTACCTCACAAACTCAG GTTAAGCAGCCactttgtctagaatgtatgaGAATTCTTTCTGATAAGATGGATTTTGAGATTGAAGATATTAGTTGTGATATTAAAGCTTATGAGGCTTCTCTTCAACATTTGGAGCAGGAGTCCTACAGCATCCTCAGTGAAATGGATTTTCTTAAGGAGAAAAAAAAG ATTgaggaagaagaaaagaaacttaGACCTGATATTGAAGAAGCTGAAAAGCAATATTCAGAAGTTATTTCTGAGATGAAAGATCTTGAAACAAAATGTAAACATTTTAAGGAATTGAAAGAGCa ATACTGGCAAGAATTCAACAGCTTTTGTTTTCAGCGGAAATCTCATCAG GAAGAACAAAATGCTATTTTGGCAAAAATAGAAGTTTCTCAGGCCCATCTGGAACTGTTAAAGCACACAAATGTTCTGAATGATGCATTCTATATTTCACAACATGGAGTATTTGGAACAATAAATAACCTCCGTCTTGGACACTCTCCTGAG GTTGAGTGGGATGAGATAAATGCTGCTTGGGGTCAAGTTGCACTTCTGTTGCATATCATGGCTCAGTATTTTACCCCGAAATATCAGTATCCTTGGCACATAATGATATTTTCTAGAAGTTTATGTACTCAATCACTCTTTTCAGAAGTATATCCAAATTATGGCTCCATTGGCTTATTATTATG GATTGATGGTGACAAAATAGGGGGCTACAGGGTCGTCCTAGGTGATTTTAACACGAAAGAGAACTCGACCAAGGCGCTCAAGAACATGCTTTGCGATTTGAAATGGGTTCTCTACTGGTTCATCGGCACTGCAAGTTTCGACCTGCCCCTGGATCAATGCAGGTGCAAACTTCGAAGAGatagcttgaaacctgacaACTAG
- the LOC8068024 gene encoding beclin-1-like protein isoform X3 — protein MKRPTGGKGGAVDPSPLRTRCKECHGALVVVGADSGMHASAAQGSTMGAGSMDSSYVVLSKNNRSQGPGIPPRPRSAAAPHIEPNQPPRPIEGSYIMLPPPAASIYKTSSSEGVGRQLLPPSVNSSSSMPGNNSGFFSSVTVLKRAFEIATSQTQVKQPLCLECMRILSDKMDFEIEDISCDIKAYEASLQHLEQESYSILSEMDFLKEKKKIEEEEKKLRPDIEEAEKQYSEVISEMKDLETKCKHFKELKEQYWQEFNSFCFQRKSHQEEQNAILAKIEVSQAHLELLKHTNVLNDAFYISQHGVFGTINNLRLGHSPED, from the exons ATGAAGCGTCCGACCGGTGGCAAGGGCGGCGCGGTGGACCCGTCTCCGCTGCGAACCAGGTGTAAGGAGTGCCACGGCGCGCTTGTTGTCGTCGGAGCTGACTCCG GTATGCATGCATCTGCTGCTCAGGGCAGTACTATGGGCGCAGGCAGCATGGACAGTTCTTATGTAGTATTATCAAAGAACAATAGATCTCAAGGTCCTGGAATCCCCCCACGTCCACGAAGTGCAGCAGCCCCACATATTGAACCTAACCAACCACCAAGGCCAATAGAGGGTTCATATATTATGCTTCCACCTCCTGCTGCTTCCATATACAAGACATCTTCCTCTGAAGGAGTTGGTAGACAGCTGCTGCCACCAAGTGTTAACTCCAGTAGCTCTATGCCAGGAAATAATTCTGGATTTTTCTCTAGTGTTACTGTATTGAAAAGAGCATTTGAGATTGCTACCTCACAAACTCAG GTTAAGCAGCCactttgtctagaatgtatgaGAATTCTTTCTGATAAGATGGATTTTGAGATTGAAGATATTAGTTGTGATATTAAAGCTTATGAGGCTTCTCTTCAACATTTGGAGCAGGAGTCCTACAGCATCCTCAGTGAAATGGATTTTCTTAAGGAGAAAAAAAAG ATTgaggaagaagaaaagaaacttaGACCTGATATTGAAGAAGCTGAAAAGCAATATTCAGAAGTTATTTCTGAGATGAAAGATCTTGAAACAAAATGTAAACATTTTAAGGAATTGAAAGAGCa ATACTGGCAAGAATTCAACAGCTTTTGTTTTCAGCGGAAATCTCATCAG GAAGAACAAAATGCTATTTTGGCAAAAATAGAAGTTTCTCAGGCCCATCTGGAACTGTTAAAGCACACAAATGTTCTGAATGATGCATTCTATATTTCACAACATGGAGTATTTGGAACAATAAATAACCTCCGTCTTGGACACTCTCCTGAG GATTGA
- the LOC8068024 gene encoding beclin-1-like protein isoform X2: MKRPTGGKGGAVDPSPLRTRCKECHGALVVVGADSGMHASAAQGSTMGAGSMDSSYVVLSKNNRSQGPGIPPRPRSAAAPHIEPNQPPRPIEGSYIMLPPPAASIYKTSSSEGVGRQLLPPSVNSSSSMPGNNSGFFSSVTVLKRAFEIATSQTQESYSILSEMDFLKEKKKIEEEEKKLRPDIEEAEKQYSEVISEMKDLETKCKHFKELKEQYWQEFNSFCFQRKSHQEEQNAILAKIEVSQAHLELLKHTNVLNDAFYISQHGVFGTINNLRLGHSPEVEWDEINAAWGQVALLLHIMAQYFTPKYQYPWHIMIFSRSLCTQSLFSEVYPNYGSIGLLLWIDGDKIGGYRVVLGDFNTKENSTKALKNMLCDLKWVLYWFIGTASFDLPLDQCRCKLRRDSLKPDN, translated from the exons ATGAAGCGTCCGACCGGTGGCAAGGGCGGCGCGGTGGACCCGTCTCCGCTGCGAACCAGGTGTAAGGAGTGCCACGGCGCGCTTGTTGTCGTCGGAGCTGACTCCG GTATGCATGCATCTGCTGCTCAGGGCAGTACTATGGGCGCAGGCAGCATGGACAGTTCTTATGTAGTATTATCAAAGAACAATAGATCTCAAGGTCCTGGAATCCCCCCACGTCCACGAAGTGCAGCAGCCCCACATATTGAACCTAACCAACCACCAAGGCCAATAGAGGGTTCATATATTATGCTTCCACCTCCTGCTGCTTCCATATACAAGACATCTTCCTCTGAAGGAGTTGGTAGACAGCTGCTGCCACCAAGTGTTAACTCCAGTAGCTCTATGCCAGGAAATAATTCTGGATTTTTCTCTAGTGTTACTGTATTGAAAAGAGCATTTGAGATTGCTACCTCACAAACTCAG GAGTCCTACAGCATCCTCAGTGAAATGGATTTTCTTAAGGAGAAAAAAAAG ATTgaggaagaagaaaagaaacttaGACCTGATATTGAAGAAGCTGAAAAGCAATATTCAGAAGTTATTTCTGAGATGAAAGATCTTGAAACAAAATGTAAACATTTTAAGGAATTGAAAGAGCa ATACTGGCAAGAATTCAACAGCTTTTGTTTTCAGCGGAAATCTCATCAG GAAGAACAAAATGCTATTTTGGCAAAAATAGAAGTTTCTCAGGCCCATCTGGAACTGTTAAAGCACACAAATGTTCTGAATGATGCATTCTATATTTCACAACATGGAGTATTTGGAACAATAAATAACCTCCGTCTTGGACACTCTCCTGAG GTTGAGTGGGATGAGATAAATGCTGCTTGGGGTCAAGTTGCACTTCTGTTGCATATCATGGCTCAGTATTTTACCCCGAAATATCAGTATCCTTGGCACATAATGATATTTTCTAGAAGTTTATGTACTCAATCACTCTTTTCAGAAGTATATCCAAATTATGGCTCCATTGGCTTATTATTATG GATTGATGGTGACAAAATAGGGGGCTACAGGGTCGTCCTAGGTGATTTTAACACGAAAGAGAACTCGACCAAGGCGCTCAAGAACATGCTTTGCGATTTGAAATGGGTTCTCTACTGGTTCATCGGCACTGCAAGTTTCGACCTGCCCCTGGATCAATGCAGGTGCAAACTTCGAAGAGatagcttgaaacctgacaACTAG